Proteins encoded in a region of the Misgurnus anguillicaudatus chromosome 9, ASM2758022v2, whole genome shotgun sequence genome:
- the LOC141366034 gene encoding uncharacterized protein isoform X1: MACKKMSYWTMRRKAKAKVDKQLQSLQESSSSWEDEFGGMHSDTNTVEDDEFMDCLSYIDEPECVNTASSLNDSESDTDSDTESEMCNSLQDDLATWATNHKIPHVALNSLLGILRQQNLNLPKDARTLLGTVRSSTAEVQNKAGGQYYHFGLLPSLSGILQNNMSILRTTTNLELQVNIDGLPLYKSSTKQFWPILCTVQNLEQVEPVTVGLFCGASKPNSLEEYLGDFICEIQELSNGFEFEGINLTVQLTSMVCDAPARAFLKSVKGHTGYHGCERCIQDGVYLENRMTFPRHDMPLRTNDNFREKIDSDHHLGTSPLERTSLDMVYGFPLDYMHLVCLGVMRRLLLLWLRLGPLTCRLSGFQVSVLTKRLLSAQASVPMEFARKPRALKEIDRWKATEFRQFLLYTGPVMLKDLLNSEVYKNFLLFFVGIFILCNDSLIGDHIDYANEILHLFVTHFGQLYGPKFLSYNVHSLIHLAEDAKHHGVLDNFSAFKYEDYLNKLKRLLRKPTCPLSQIVRRFSEMPQNKKSRQTVTKNKPQMLRKQHAAGPLPESFLEATQYKELTTSLYTIKLDHANSFVYMGGKVAKVQNIISLGEDIYIAYSTFNNHKNFFEYPLPSSALGIHLVDTIATTSTEFCKFEEIEGKAFLVPCDHYFVSVPLLHTQ, translated from the coding sequence ATGGCTtgcaaaaaaatgtcttactggACAATGCGAAGAAAAGCTAAAGCTAAGGTGGACAAGCAACTGCAGTCACTGCAAGAATCGTCATCATCATGGGAGGATGAGTTTGGTGGCATGCACAGTGACACTAACACAGTTGAAGATGATGAATTTATGGATTGTCTGTCTTATATTGATGAGCCAGAATGTGTCAATACCGCAAGTTCTTTAAATGACAGCGAGTCTGACACAGACTCTGACACAGAGTCTGAAATGTGCAATTCTTTACAGGATGACTTGGCAACTTGGGCAACAAATCATAAAATTCCACATGTTGCATTAAATTCTTTACTTGGCATACTCCGTCAGCAAAATTTGAACCTGCCAAAAGATGCCAGGACGCTGTTAGGAACAGTACGTTCCAGCACAGCAGAAGTTCAGAATAAAGCAGGTGGCCAGTACTATCATTTTGGACTTCTGCCATCCCTTTCAGGCATACTCCAGAACAACATGAGTATTTTGAGGACCACAACCAATTTAGAACTGCAGGTTAACATTGATGGTCTGCCTCTTTACAAGAGTTCGACAAAACAATTTTGGCCAATTCTTTGCACTGTGCAAAACTTGGAACAAGTCGAACCTGTGACAGTAGGTTTATTTTGTGGAGCCAGTAAACCCAACTCACTGGAGGAATATCTTGGAGATTTCATCTGTGAAATACAAGAATTAAGCAATGGTTTTGAATTTGAAGGAATTAACCTAACTGTACAGCTTACTTCAATGGTCTGTGACGCACCTGCACGTGCTTTTCTGAAGAGCGTAAAAGGTCACACAGGCTACCATGGGTGTGAAAGGTGCATTCAGGATGGCGTTTACCTAGAAAACAGGATGACATTCCCAAGACATGACATGCCCCTTAGAACAAACGACAATTTTAGAGAAAAAATTGATTCAGATCACCACCTTGGCACCTCACCTCTAGAAAGAACCTCACTGGACATGGTCTATGGATTCCCCCTTGATTATATGCACCTTGTGTGCCTTGGAGTCATGCGGCGGCTTCTCCTCTTGTGGCTACGGCTGGGTCCTCTAACTTGTAGGCTGTCGGGCTTCCAAGTCAGCGTATTAACAAAGAGGTTGCTTAGCGCCCAAGCAAGTGTGCCCATGGAATTTGCTCGCAAACCAAGGGCACTGAAGGAAATTGATCGATGGAAGGCGACTGAGTTTAGGCAGTTTTTATTGTACACAGGCCCTGTTATGCTGAAAGACCTGCTCAATTCAGAGGTGTACAAAAACTTTCTGCTGTTTTTTGTGGGCATTTTTATACTGTGTAACGACAGCCTAATTGGAGATCACATTGACTACGCAAATGAAATTCTGCACCTTTTTGTTACACACTTTGGACAACTATATGGCCCCAAATTTCTTTCCTACAATGTTCACAGTCTTATACATCTTGCAGAAGATGCAAAACACCATGGCGTCCTCGACAACTTTAGCGCTTTTAAATATGAGGATTACCTCAATAAACTGAAGAGACTTTTGCGAAAGCCTACATGCCCCCTTAGTCAGATTGTCAGAAGGTTTTCTGAAAtgccacaaaacaaaaaatcaagacaaacagtcacaaaaaaCAAGCCACAAATGCTCAGAAAACAACATGCAGCCGGCCCTTTACCCGAATCTTTTCTGGAAGCCACACAGTATAAAGAACTAACAACATCTTTATACACAATCAAACTGGACCATGCTAACAGCTTTGTTTACATGGGAGGAAAAGTGGCAAAGGTTCAAAACATTATTTCACTGGGGGAAGACATTTACATTGCATACAGTACCTTTAACAACCACAAAAATTTTTTTGAATATCCCCTGCCATCCTCAGCACTTGGCATTCATCTTGTTGACACCATTGCAACAACATCAACAGAATTCTGCAAATTTGAAGAGATTGAGGGGAAGGCTTTTTTGGTTCCATGTGACCATTATTTTGTTTCAGTTCCTCTTCTACATACACAGTAG